From one Suricata suricatta isolate VVHF042 chromosome 8, meerkat_22Aug2017_6uvM2_HiC, whole genome shotgun sequence genomic stretch:
- the KIAA1522 gene encoding uncharacterized protein KIAA1522 homolog, translated as MGNSHHKRKAPSGPRARSFWRFGRSAKRPAGSAKAESDKRLSVGPGQEPGSLVDEHQDNVFFPSGRPPHLEELHTQAQEGLRSLQHQEKQKLNKGGWDHGDTQSLQSSRMGPDEDSVSFCSQTTSYTVESSTAEDALSIRSEMIQRKGSTFRPHDSFSKSSGKSGRRRRERRSTVLGLPQHVQKELGLRNEREAPGTPRPRGPQDAVRIPTVDGRPVGPASGTGARVSLQALEARAQASAKAEAMLQRHIERVYRDDTLVGRSTGARPPPVTRPMSLAVPGLTGGAGPPEPLSPAMSISPQATYLSKLIPHAVLPPTVDVVALGRCSLRTLSRCSLLSASPASVRSLGRFSSASSPRPHSRHPSSSSDTWSHSQSSETIVSDGSTLSSKGGSEGQPEGSLASNSVVPLPQGGSGRGSPSGGSTAEASDTVSIRSSGQLSGRSVSLRKLKRPPPPPRRTYSLHQRGSAAPDGPLGLPPKPERKQQPQLPRPPTTGGAEGTGAAPCSSNSAGTWVPGLSPGGSRRPPRSPERTLSPSSGYSSQSGTPTLPPKGLTGAPASPGKAQPPKPERVTSLRSPGASVSSSLTSLCSSSSDPAPSDRSGTQMSTALGDRFAIPPHPKVPAPFSPPPSKSRSPNQAAPAPATPALVPGPVSTADVSPEPPPTPQASLTPPQESPSASEDQSPPPSPPPSYHPPPPPAKKTEVVEASSAPETAEEPLQDPNWPPPPPPAPEVQDLSMADFPPPEEAFFSVAGPEPAGPSDPPEPGRSLAASSFSGALSQSQPRGSLDPPPAPPAPPPAGSAPGLLAKLPRKEPVACSKGYGASREDAGTPLVTPSLLQMVRLRSVGAPAVAATPASGPSAPQKPLRRALSGRASPVPAPSSGLHAAVRLKASSLAASKDPVSAQPNGQPEVEPRSPQSPASMASFIFSRGTKKLQLERPVSPETQADLQRNLVAELRNISEQRPPQTPKKPPKAPPPVARKPSVGVPPSTSPSFPRAESLTAPPTNGLPHAEDRTKAELAENGSVVQLVGPEEQKLGPPGSDPQKELV; from the exons GCTCTGCCAAGGCTGAGAGTGACAAACGTCTAAGTGTGGGGCCCGGCCAGGAGCCAGGGTCTCTAGTGGATGAGCACCAGGACAATGTCTTCTTCCCCAGTGGGCGACCGCCTCACCTGGAAGAGCTGCACACGCAGGCCCAGGAGGGGCTCCGTTCCCTCCAGCACCAAG aaaaacagaaactgaaTAAAGGTGGCTGGGACCATGGAGATACCCAGAGCCTCCAG TCTTCCCGGATGGGGCCGGACGAAGACAGCGTTTCCTTCTGTAGCCAGACCACATCCTACACGGTGGAGAGCTCCACAGCAGAAGATGCTCTCTCCATCCGCTCAGAGATGATCCAGCGCAAAG GTTCCACCTTCCGACCCCATGATTCCTTTTCCAAGTCATCCGGGAAGTCAGGGCGGCGGAGGCGCGAGAGGCGGAGCACGGTGCTGGGACTGCCGCAGCACGTGCAGAAGGAGCTCG GTCTGCGGAACGAGCGGGAGGCACCAGGTACCCCTCGGCCTCGTGGTCCTCAGGATGCCGTCCGCATCCCCACGGTGGATGGCCGGCCAGTGGGCCCGGCCTCAGGGACAGGGGCCCGGGTGTCCCTGCAGGCGCTGGAGGCCCGGGCCCAGGCCAGTGCCAAGGCCGAGGCCATGCTGCAGCGCCACATCGAGCGTGTCTACCGGGATGACACCCTCGTTGGTCGGTCCACGGGGGCCCGGCCCCCGCCAGTGACACGGCCCATGTCCTTAGCGGTGCCCGGACTGACAGGAGGGGCAGGCCCTCCAGAGCCCCTGAGCCCTGCCATGTCCATCTCGCCCCAGGCCACCTACTTGTCAAAACTGATCCCGCATGCTGTCCTGCCGCCCACAGTGGACGTGGTGGCCCTGGGCCGCTGCAGCCTGCGCACCCTGAGCCGCTGCAGCCTGCTGTCGGCCAGCCCGGCCTCTGTCCGCTCGCTGGGCCGCTTCTCCTCGGCCTCCAGCCCGCGGCCACACAGCCGCCATCCTTCCTCCTCCAGTGACACCTGGAGCCACTCTCAGTCCTCTGAGACCATTGTGTCTGATGGCTCTACCCTTTCCTCGAAGGGCGGCTCTGAGGGTCAGCCCGAGGGCTCCCTGGCTAGCAATAGCGTGGTGCCCCTTCCCCAGGGGGGCAGCGGGAGGGGCTCTCCCAGTGGGGGCAGCACTGCTGAGGCCTCTGACACTGTTAGCATTCGGAGCAGTGGGCAGCTGTCGGGCCGGAGTGTGTCCCTACGCAAGCTGAAGaggccacccccacctccccgccgGACCTACTCACTCCATCAGCGGGGCTCAGCAGCGCCTGACGGGCCCTTGGGGTTGCCACCCAAGCCTGAGCGGAAGCAGCAGCCACAGCTGCCTCGGCCACCCACCACTGGTGGGGCGGAAGGGACGGGGGCAGCTCCCTGTTCCTCCAACTcagcaggcacctgggtgcctggcTTGTCTCCAGGTGGCTCCCGGCGTCCCCCACGCTCCCCAGAACGGACGCTCTCACCCTCCAGTGGGTACTCGAGCCAAAGTGGTACCCCTACCCTTCCGCCTAAGGGTCTCACAGGGGCGCCTGCTTCACCAGGCAAGGCCCAACCCCCTAAACCAGAGCGTGTCACTTCCCTTCGTTCTCCTggggcctctgtttcttcctccctcacGTCTCTTTGTTCCTCATCCTCTGACCCAGCCCCCTCAGACCGTTCTGGTACACAGATGTCAACTGCCCTGGGTGACAGGTTTGCCATACCTCCTCACCCCAAGGTGCCtgcccctttctccccacccccttccaagTCCAGGAGTCCTAACCAGGCTGCCCCTGCTCCTGCCACTCCTGCTCTGGTCCCTGGGCCCGTCTCTACTGCTGATGTGAGTCCTGAGCCCCCACCAACTCCGCAGGCCTCCCTGACCCCGCCACAGGAGTCTCCCAGTGCCTCCGAAGACCAGTCACCCCCACCGTCTCCACCCCCATCTTATCATCCTCCCCCTCCACCTGCTAAGAAGACAGAGGTGGTGGAGGCCTCGTCTGCCCCAGAGACTGCCGAGGAGCCTCTCCAAGACCCCAactggcccccgcccccacctcctgcccctgaAGTGCAGGACCTGTCCATGGCTGACTTCCCCCCACCTGAGGAGGCCTTTTTCTCTGTGGCTGGCCCTGAGCCTGCAGGCCCTTCAGATCCCCCAGAGCCTGGCAGATCCTTGGCTGCTTCATCCTTCTCGGGTGCCCTCTCCCAGAGCCAGCCCCGAGGTTCCCTAGACCCTCCTCCAGCCCCGCCGGCCCCACCTCCAGCTGGTTCTGCCCCGGGGCTTTTGGCTAAGCTTCCACGGAAGGAACCGGTGGCCTGCAGCAAAGGCTATGGGGCTTCCAGGGAAGATGCTGGCACACCCCTGGTGACGCCCTCGCTCCTGCAGATGGTCCGGCTGCGCTCTGTGGGTGCTCCTGCGGTAGCCGCGACCCCGGCATCTGGGCCATCAGCCCCCCAGAAGCCTCTACGAAGGGCCCTGTCGGGGCGGGCCAGCCCAGTGCCTGCCCCCTCCTCGGGGCTCCATGCCGCTGTCCGACTCAAGGCCTCCAGTCTGGCCGCCAGCAAGGACCCCGTGAGTGCCCAGCCCAATGGACAGCCTGAGGTGGAGCCACGATCTCCCCAGTCCCCTGCTTCTATGGCCAGCTTCATCTTCTCCAGGGGCACCAAGAAGCTGCAGCTGGAGCGGCCGGTGTCCCCAGAGACCCAGGCTGACCTCCAGCGGAATCTAGTGGCTGAACTTCGGAACATCTCAGAGCAACGGCCACCTCAGACCCCAAAGAAGCCACCCAAGGCTCCTCCACCCGTGGCCCGCAAGCCCTCTGTGGGAGTCCCACCATCCACCTCCCCCAGCTTTCCTCGGGCTGAGTCCCTTACTGCTCCTCCCACCAACGGGCTCCCTCATGCTGAAGACAGGACTAAGGCAGAGCTGGCAGAGAATGGAAGTGTCGTGCAGCTGGTGGGCCCGGAGGAGCAGAAGCTGGGCCCACCTGGCTCAG ACCCACAAAAAGAGCTGGTCTGA